AAAATATTTTTGCTTTGGTTAATCAACTTAATTACGGCACCGACTTACTCACCTTAAAGTCAGAAAAATATGAACTGGCTGAACTTAATCTTATAGCAGGTCAGAAGGCGAAAGCAGCGACAGCGTATGAGTCTGCTATCCGCTATTTAAAGGTGGGTTTAAACTTATTGACAGCAAATAGCTGGGAGGAGCAGTACGAAATCACGCTGGCACTCTATGAATTAGCAGTGGAAACAGCGTATCTGAACGGCGATTTTCAGCAGATGGAGAAATGGGCAACAATTGTTTTGCAACAGGCAAAAACCTTTATTGACAAAATGAAAGTCTATGAGGTGAAAATTCAAGCTTGCATGGCGCAAGTCAAGCAACTCGAAGCAGTTAAGATTGGGTTAGAAGCGTTGGAACTTTTGGGGGTGAGGTTCCCATTGCCAACGGATTTGGATATCGAACAAACACTCTCGCAAACAGCAATAAATTTAACTGGGAAGAGTATAGAAGACTTGATTAATTTACCGTTAATGACAGAGGTAGATAAGCTAGCAGCCATACGTATGCTAACAAGTATGGGTTCTCCTACCTATCAAGCTGCACCTGCACTGTTTCCGTTGATTGTTTGCGAACATGTTAATTTATCTATCAAATATGGAAATGCTCCTTTCTCTGCATACGGTTATGTTTGTTACGGTGTGATTTTAAACGGGGTAATTCAAGACATTGATTCGGCTTATAAATTTGGCAAGTTGGCTTTAAACTTGCTGGAACGATACAACGTTTTAGAAATTAAGACAAGTGTATTCTTCGTAGCAGCGGCGTGTACGATTCATGGTAAAGTTCATGTTAGGGATACTTTGCCACTTTTACAAGATGGATATGAAAGTGGACTAGAAAACGGACATTTTGAATACGGTGGCTATGCTGCCATGCAAAAATGCCAATATTCATATTTCATCGGTCAGGAACTGACAAGTCTTGAACGAGAAATGGCAACAATTAGTAATTCCCTGACTCAACTCAAGCAAGAAAACGCTTTGAGTTGGAATCAAATTTTTCAGCAGTCAGTTCTTAATTTGCTGGAATTTTGTGAAAATCCGTGCTGTTTGCTGGGTGAAGTATACAACCAGGAGAAATCATTACCGCTTTTGAGAAAAGCTAATGATAGAACTGGACTCCACTATTTTTATTTAAACAAACTTATTCTCTGTTATTTGTTTGGAGAGTACCAGCAAGCATGGGAAAATGCTGCCTATGGTTCTGAGTATTTAGATGGGGTAAAAGCGTTTCTTGTTGTACAAGTCTTCCATTTCTACGATTCTTTAGCACAACTAGCGATATATTCATCAGCGTCACATTCACAACAAGAACACCTCTTAAACAGAGTAATTAATAACCAGGAAAAGATGCAGAAATGGGCAGAACATGCTCCAATGAATTTTCAGCATAAATACGAGCTTGTGGAGGCAGAAAAAGCGCGAGTATTAAGTCAATATTGGCAAGCGATGGAATTTTATGACCGAGCGATCGCTCAAGCAAAAAACCAGGGATACATCCAAGAAGAAGCGCTCTGCAATGAACTAGCAGCAAAGTTTTATTTTGAGTCTGGCAGAGAAAAGGTAGCTCAGACTTATTTGACTGATGCTTACTATGGATATATTCGCTGGGGAGCGACGGCAAAAGTCAAAGATTTAGAAGCAAGATATCCTCATATCTTCTCTCAGATATCGCAGGGAAAAACCAAAGTAGAAATAAGTCAGACAATTAGATCTACGACTATAAATAGTCCCGGATTTCTGGATTTAGCCGCAGTTATGAAAGCATCTCTTGCCCTTTCTGGTGAAATGGTTTTGGACAAATTGCTGGCGAAATTGATGCAAATTGTTTTGGCAAATGCCGGAGCAGAAACGGGTTTTTTAATTTTAGAAAAAGCAGGGCAGTTATTTATAGAAGCCTCTGGAAGTGTTGGGCATGAAATAATGGTGCAGCAATCAACATCTATAGAATCTAGTCAGCAGCTACCAATATCTCTAATTAATTATGTGCGAAGTACTCAGGAGAATATCGTACTGAACGATGCTAGCCGTCAGGGAGTATTTACGACAGATAGCTATATCCTCAACAAAAAACCAAAATCTATTTTGTGTACGCCAATTGTTAATCAAGGTAAACTTATTGGCATTCTTTATTTAGAAAATAATTTGACCATTGGTGCATTTACACCAGAGCGATTGGAAGTTTTACAACTTTTATCTTCTCAAGCAGCAATATCGATTGAGAATGCGCGTTTGTATAATGATTTAGAGGAGTACAATCAAACGCTCAGTGCGAAAGTGGAAGAGCGAACGTTGGAGTTACAAGAGAAAAATTTACAATTACAACAGGAAATTAAAGAACGGCAGCGAGCAGAAGAAGCAGCAAAACAAGCCAACCGTGCCAAGAGCGAATTCCTGGCTAATATGAGCCATGAATTCCGCACCCCGCTTAATGGTATTTTGGGTTATACGCAAATTTTTCAGAAAGACAAAAATTTAACTTCTCAGCAAAAGAATGGTATTAACATTATCCATCAGTGTGGCGAACATCTACTGACACTGATCAACGATATTTTAGACCTCTCCAAAATCGAAGCTCGGAGAATGGAACTTGAGGCAAAAGAGTTTGTTTTTCCGGAATTTATTGAGAGTATTGCTGATATTTGCCGCATTCGTGCCCAACAAAAGGGAATTTCCTTAATTTACAAAACGTTTTCTCCACTACCAAAAGTCATTCGAGCAGATGAAAAACGGTTGCGTCAAGTCTTGATTAATTTACTTAGCAATGCAGTTAAGTTTACAGAAAAAGGATGTATAACTTTTAAAGTGGGCTATCAAAAGGAGAAACTTCGGTTTCAAGTGGAAGATACGGGTATTGGCATTGCACAAGAGCAATTGAAAGAAATATTTTTGCCATTCCAGCAGGTGGGTGAGCATAGTCGGAAGATTGAAGGAACAGGATTGGGATTGGCAATTAGCCATCAATTAGTTCAGCTCATGGGTGGGGAATTGATGGTGAAGAGTACTTTAGGGAAAGGGAGCGTTTTTTGGCTAGAGTTGGATTTACCTGAGGTTTTGCAAGAGATTAATGTAAACAGCGTCGATCGCCGCCACATCATTGGTTATCTTGGCAGCAAACGCAAAGTTTTGGTGGTAGACGACAAATGGGCAAATCGTTCCGTTTTGCTGAATTTACTAGAGCCTTTAGGGTTTGAAGTCGCAGAAGCGACAGATGGCTTAGACGCTCTTAATAAAGCGCATGAATTTAAGCCCGATGTCATTTTTATGGACTTGGTAATGACCGTGATGGATGGCTTTGAAGCCACCCGTCGCCTCAGAATGTTACCAGACCTGAAGGAAGTGGTGGTAATTGCCGCCTCCGCTAGCGTTTTTGATTTCGATCAAAAGCAAAGTCGAGAAGTTGGTTGCGATGATTTTATCCCCAAACCAATCCGGGAAGGTGAGCTTTTAGAAAAATTAAAAATTCACTTGGGGCTGGAATGGGTTTATGAGGAGCAAAAAAGCAGGGAAGAACTCAGCAGTCCCCTACGCACTCAGGACTCATTTGTGGCTCCACCAGCAGAGGAACTAGCAGTTTTGCTTGATTTGGCGATGAGGGGAGACTTAAGAGGCATTACAAAACGAGCGATAAAATTAGAGGAGTTGGATGAACGATGGATACCGTTTGCCACTCATTTGCGCCAACTTGCTAAAGGTTTTAAAGGGAAACAAATCTTGGAGTTCCTCAAACAATATTAATTAAGAGATTTTTATGAGTGATTTTACTGAAAAAGGTGTCATTTTAATCGTTGATGATACTCCGACAAATTTAGAGATATTGTTCGATTTTTTAGCCGATGCTCGATTTACAGTGTTGGTTGCAGAAGATGGGGAAAGTGCGATCGCCAGAGCGGAATATGCTCCACCCGACTTGATTTTGTTGGACATACTCATGCCGGGAATAGACGGTTTTGAAACGTGCCGCCGTCTGAAAGACAATCAATTAACAAAAGATATTCCCGTCATTTTCATGACCGCACTTTCCGATACAGTGGATAAGGTCAAAGGCTTGAATCTTGGTGCTGTGGATTATATCACAAAACCGCTTCAACATGAAGAGGTTTTAGCCCGTATCGAACTTCATCTCAGGCTGCGGAACCTAACTAAAACACTCCAAGAGCAAAATCTGCAAATCCGCGAACAAGCTGCTTTGCTTGATATCACCACAGATGCAATTTTGGTTAGAGACTTCGACAACCAAATCTGTTTTTGGAACAAAGGAGCTGAACATTTGTATGGATGGAAGGCAATAGAAGCAATTGGCAAGAATGCCAATCAGCTTCTGTATCCGCTGGAAACTCAATCTCAACTCCAAAACCTCCAAGAAAGTTTACCTATTGGTGGCTCTTGGCAGGGTGAGTTGCATCAAGTGACCAAAGAAGGCAAGGAAATAATTGTTGCTAGCCGCTGGACTTTGATGCGCGATCAAAATGACCAACCTAAATCGATTCTTACGGTCAACACCGACATTACAGAGAAAAAACAACTCGAAGCGCAGTTTCTCCGAGCGCAGCGACTGGAGAGCATTGGCACACTTGCTGGTGGCATTGCACATGACCTGAACAATATTCTGACTCCAATTCTGGCGGCAGCGCAACTGTTGCCGCTAAAACTGTCTGATACTGATGAGCAAAGTCAGCAGATGTTTAAGATTATAGAAATTAACGCTAAACGCGGGGCGGCTTTGGTCAAGCAAGTGCTACAGTTTGCACGCGGAGTTGAAGACAAGGGCACGATTGTGGAAGTGAACGATCTGTTCTCAGAAATTAAGCAGATTGTCCAACAGACATTTCCCAAATCGATTGAATTTTCCACAAATATCAAGTCAGACCTTTGGGCTGTGGTTGCCGATGTTACACATTTGCATCAGGTGCTGATGAATTTAGTCGTCAACGCTCGCGATGCCATGCCCGACGGCGGGAATTTGGATATCTCTGCGGAAAATGTGTTCATTGATGAACAGTATGTCCGCATGAATCTTGAGGCAAGTGTTGGTCCTTACATTGCGATCGCTGTTGCAGATACAGGCATCGGTATGTCCCCAGAAATATTGGATAGAATATTCGAGCCGTTTTTCACTACTAAAGAGTTTGGCAAAGGTACAGGTTTGGGTCTTTCAACCGTGAGGGGGATTATAACAAGTCATAATGGTTTTGTCAAGGTATCCAGCAACGTTGGCAGAGGAACTGAATTTAAAGTGTTCTTGCCAGCAGTGCAGGCAACAGCAACACCACTTGCAGAAAATCTCGAACTACCAAAGGGAAACGGAGAATTAATTCTCGTTGTCGATGACGAAGCCCCAATTTTAGAGACGACCAAAATCTCGTTAGAAACGTACAATTATAAAGTGTTGACAGCCAGCGATGGAATTGAGGCGATCGCCCAGTATGCCCAGCACAAAGATAAAATTAGTGTGGTCTTGGTGGATATGATGATGCCGTCGATGGACGGAGCGCTTACCATTCGCGCATTGCAAAAAATGAATTCGCAAGTCTTGATTATTGCTGTCAGCGGTTTGGTAGCCAGTAACAAAGTGATGGGGGTTGCTCAAGTCAAAGCATTTCTTTCTAAACCCTACACTACAAAGGAATTATTGCAAACTTTACAGCGATTAAAGCTGAAGGAACACGAAAATGTGGCTGGTATCCAGGCGACGAAATTAATACCCAACTAAAATTATATGTATTTTGTTTCTAAAGTTTCATTTAATAGCCTCCATTGTTGTGATGTAACAATTTTCTTAACCTACAGATAAATTTTGTGCTTTTTCAATACAGATTCTTAACTGTTCGGCGAGAATTTGAATATGGGGTTTTCTCAGCATGGTGAGGTGATTACCAGGAATAGTATGAATTTCTGTTTTTTCAACAGATAGCTGATTCCAACCCATACTCAAATCTTGCTCGGCAATGCTTGACTGAACGGCTGTTCTTAAAAGAGTAATTCGCTTCGGGTACACCTGGGGAACGTAGTTGAGAACTGCTTGATTATTAGCATAAAATACACGAAGCATGGGACGAATTGTTAACTCGTTTAAAATTCTTAACCTGGACTCATCAGGCATCGAGTTGGCTATAGCAGCTTCTCCCAAGATAAAGTGTGAAAATAGATTTGTCTCCAGCCATTGAATAAATTTAGGAAAATTAGGAAGACGAAAAATTAAACTTTTAATTTTGTTTTTGCTAGGGGCAGTAATTAAACGCAAATAATCAAAGAAAAATGACCATATATATCGCGCTACTATAGTAAAAAGAAACTTGAACCCATTACCAAAGTCAGGTATATTGCTCTTAATTGGTGCTAAAGTATCAAGCACAGCAAGTAAAGCGACTTCATCCCCAGATTTTTGCAGTTGTTGAGCCATCTCAAAAGCAATCCAACCTCCGAAAGACCAACCTCCTAAATAATAAGGTCCTTTTGGCTGTACTTTACGCAATGCTTCAATATAATGGGCAGCCATATCCTCAATGTGAGTTAGTGGCGTTTCTCCGTCAAGTCCAATGGGTTGTAGCCCGTAAAATGGTTGATTCGTCCCTAAATGATGAGCTAATTCGTAATAAGGAAAGACAACACCAAAGATTGGATGAACGCAAAAGAAAGGCGGATTTGAACCAGCAGGCTGAATCGCAACCAAGGGAGACCAAGACAGAGAATTTGTTTCTTTGCAGAGATAATTCGCTAAACTTTCAATTGTTGGATTTAAAAATATGGTAGATAGAGGGAAGTTGCGCTCAAATTGCTTGTGTATTTGCTCTAACAAGCGTACAGTTAACAGCGAATTTCCTCCCAAGTCGAAGAAGTTATCGTAAATACCTACACGCTCAATATTAAGGACTTCACCCCAGATTTTTGCTAATGTTAATTCGGTTGAATTACGAGGAGCAATATAGGTTTTATCTATTGAGCGACTAGTTGCAGTGTCGAGTGCTGTGAGTGCAAGGCGATCTAGTTTACCATTAGGCGTTAGCGGCAGAGAATCCAGCACTACAAACACTGCTGGTATCATGTATTCTGGCAATTTTTCTTTTAAGAATTCACGTAGTTTACTGGTTGTTGAATTTTGTAGAGACGCGACCGGTCGCGTCTCTACATTTCGCGTCTCTACTCTGGGAATAATATAAGCCACCAAGTAGCGATCGCTCTTTACGTTCTCTTTAGCAATTACTACTGCTTTTTTTACGCTTTGATGCATCATCAGCACTGTTTCAATCTCTGATAACTCAATGCGAAAGCCACGAATTTTGACTTGATTATCGATGCGATCCAAAAATTCAATATTACCATCTGGTCGATAACAAGCTAAATCACCGCTTTTGTAAAGTCGCGTTCCTTTTTTCTCGCTAAAAAAATTGGGAATAAACTTTTCAGCAGTTAATTGAGGACGATTGATGTAGCCTTCAGCCACACCATCACCACCGATGTATAATTCACCAGGAATTCCAATTGGTACAGGTTGTAAAGACTTATCTAATATATAAATTTGAGTGTTAGCAATAGGACGACCTATAGAAGGTTTTTCATAAAGAGTATTAATTTCGGCAACCGTTGACCAAACAGTTGCTTCAGTCGGTCCATAAGCATTAAAAAATCGCCGATTAGAACTCCACCAGCGTTTTATAATATCCTGGGAACAGAATTCACCTGCACAAATTATACTTTGCAATGCTGGGAGCGATTCTGGAGGTAAAACTGCCAACACCGCAGGTGGAAGGGTAACATGAGTAATAGCTTTTTCGCGCAATATTTGCAGCAAAGCTTTTCCGGGTAGAAGCGATTCTTTCTTTGCTAAATAAAGAGTTGCTTTTGCTCGCAGTGCCATAACAATCTCAAAAATTGAAGCATCAAAACTCAATGATGCAAATTGCAAAATGCGGTTACTCGGTTGCAAGTTGAAAACTTCAATTTGAGCTGATGCCAAGTTGGAAAGTCCTCGGTGCTTGATTAAAACACCTTTAGGTTGTCCTGTTGAGCCAGAGGTGTAAATAACATAAGCTAGGTTATCAGATGTTACGCCGCTATTTGGGTTTTCCTGGCTATGTTGTGTAATATTTGCCCAATCTTCATCTATGCAAATAATTGGATTCGAGAAGTCCTGAAAATGCTTGAGCAACTTTTCTTGTGTTAGCAATACTGAAACTTTCGCATCCTCTAGCATGAAATTTAGACGCGATTGAGGTAGGCTTGGATCTAAAGGTAAGTATGCTCCACCTGCCTTAAGAATGCCCAACAACCCGATTATCATTTCTAATGAACGCTCTAGGCAAATGCCAACTAAAACATCAGGAACTACCCCTAATTGTTGTAGGTGATGTGCAAGTTGGTTAGCTTGGTTGTTCAGTTCGCGGTAGGTTAATTGCTGGTGTTCAAAAACTAGTGCGATCGCATTGGGAGTTTCCGCCACAATTGCTTCAAAAATGTAATTAAAACACTGCCCAATTTTATATTTTTGATTTGGAATTTGGGATTGATTTCGATTAAATATTAATAATTGATGTCGTTCTGCTTTTGTTAAAATTGACAAGTGGCAAAGACGCTGTTTTGGATTAGCAACAATGCTTTCTAGCAGCGTTTGGAAATGTCCCAGCATTCGGGTAATAGTGCTGTTATCAAATAAATCGGTGCTATACACCACTTGTCCTTTAAGGCTTTCCAAATCTTGCCACAGGTGAAACTCCAAATCTAGCTTTGCGGTTTTGCTGTCAAACTCGAATTGGGAAAGCGTTAACCCAGGTAACTCTAGCGCTTCAATGGGAGTATTTTGCAGGCTAAATACGACCTGAAACAACGGATGACAACTTAAATCTCGTTCTTGATGTAGTTCTTCCACCAGCTTTTCAAAGGGCAAATCCTGATAAGCATAAGCACCCAAAGTTACTTGTCGCACTCGATTCAACAGTTCTTGAAACGTTGGATTTCCTGAAAAATCGGTACGCAGTACCAAAGTATTGACAAAAAAGCCAATTAACCCTTCTAGCTCGCTGCGGCTGCGATTGGCAATGGGCGATCCGATCGCAATGTCCTTCTGTTGCGTATAGCGATAAAGCAACGTTTGAAACGCTGCCAGCAAAGTCATGAACAAGGTAACGCCTTCTTGGTGGCTAAGTGTCTCTAGCGCCTGAGTTAAATAGTACGGTAGTTGTATAAATTGTTTCGCACCTTTGTAAGTTGGAACTGCTGGTCTTAATCGGTCAGTAGGGAGATTTAGTACTGAGATTTTATCTAACTGATGACGCCAGTAAGCTAACTGGGTTTCCAGCACATCTCCTTGCAGCCATTCGCGCTGCCATTCGGCGAAATCTGCATACTGAATGGGTAGTTCCGGGAGGGGCGTAGACACGGAGTGGCTTGTCGTCAGACATCGCCTATCCTCTAAAAAGGCTTTATATAGTGTCCCCAGTTCTTTAATCAGCACTCCAATAGACCAGCCATCGGCAACAATGTGATGCAAGTTCAGTAGTAGCACGTATTCAGCTTCATCAATTTGTAGCAGCGTTAATCGCAGCAACGGTCCGGTGGTGAGATTGAAAGAACGTTCAGCCTCTTCGCTTAAAAGTCGCCGCGCTTGTGTTTCGCGTTCTTGGCTTTCAAATTGATTGCGTAGGTCTATTACTTTAAGAGGTATAATTAAGCTAGGTGCTATTATTTGTACTGGTTGCCCCTCTACCATGACAAACGTGGTGCGTAAAATTTCGTGACGGCGTACTACCTCGTTAAATGTCTGCGTTAAAGCGGTGAAGTTGAGCCTCCCTGTCAGGCGAAGTGCTGTTAACACATTGTAAAATGGATTGCCTGGTGCTAGAGAGTCGAGAAACCACAGCCGTTGTTGAGCGAAAGAAGTGGCAAAAACAAAAACCTCTGTTTCTTCAATAGCAGTGAGATTCATAAGTGAAGGGCACAGTTGTGCTGCAAAAATTTGTGGTAGAGAGAACAACCGGATAGAATCAAATTACCAAATATTAGTTAGGGGATCTACGCTCACAAGGCGCATTCCTTTTTGTCCAGTTTTAGCGTAGGGGCTTGGTCAATAAAACTTGTGTACTTTAACTTAGGTCTGGTATGATTTTCTGACAATTTGAAAATTATTATCAACCATTTTAGGCGATCGCTATATTACTCACGCTTGATAAGCTATTCTTGAAGCGCTTGCCCAAAAGTCTTGATGGCATCAACATGATTCACCATATTAATGCAGCGTAACAACAAATCCAGATCGATCCCTTTGACCTCCTCACTACTGGAAACCTTTTCATAGTGGAGTGTGTTGCCCTCTTTCCGCAGGTGATACACTTCTAGCACACCATCTTCCCAGAACCACACTTCCGGAATCAAGAGCCGCTTGTATGCCTCTAGTTTGTTAATTCCGCCACTGGTAAACACCACCTCGATCGCCAAATCGGGACGCACTCGACCTGGAGCGAGTTTATATGATTTATCTGCTTCTCGCTTGACAGCACCCGATTCACTTTCCAAGGTCATTGACCCTGTTGGCGTAAAGTCAAATCCTGCCATCAGCAGGTAAAGTTCCAATAACGCGCCGAGTCTTTCTTTAACGGTTTCGTGGGGTTCTCCAGGCATTTTTCGGATCTCCAAAACACCATCTAGGAAAGACAGCCGATATCCTGGACGGTCTAATAACTGCTCAATGGCTTTGAATTCTCTCCAGGTCATTCCCTCAAACAAAAGGGGTGATTCCTTTGTGGGTATAGCGATCGCTGCTGAGGTCATAAAAGTATCCAGTCACATGCCAGATGATAAATAGTCAGCTTTGTCGGGCAATTCGCTTATTCTAACTTTTTTTGGGAGTAAGCCCTCCGTTTGACAGTGAAAGCTTCGGTGCGATCGCACTACTTTGTTTGTGGTCAGCAAAAAGCGATCGCACATCTTTTTAAAATAGAGATTGATGAAAGTTCCGCGATCGCCATAGTTTGGTCGGCTTCGGCGATAATGCGATCGCCTGTTGGAGATAAACTCAAACGATGAAGGCGATCGCTTGTTCACCCAGGAAAAACGTTAGAATTAGCACAAAATCTTGTTGCTATCTCCCTTGCGCTAAGTCTAATTCATGACCAAGCACGCTAATAAACCTGTGCGTGGTAGTGTCGTTAAGGCGTTGGAAAGATTGGGTAAACCGTCTGAGGACATTTAGTGATTAAATTAACCACATATTTGGCAGAGTAGATTTACCTGTGTCGCATTTGTTTACAATTTTTACCTAATTTTTCTGCTCCAAAACTAACGTAGAATCAGCCGATCGCCCAAATTCTTCTGGTGCGTATTGCAAGTGTACTTTCGCACCAGGATAAAGAAATGTGCCGGGTGTAACTCCACGCACTAAGTAATGCAGGCTATAAACGCCTGGATCTAAATGGTCGGCGTAGGCGATAATGCGATCGCTATAAATTGTCTTAAATCCAAGTTGCCAACTATCGGCTTTTGCTTTTAACGCAGATGTGGCAGTTTGAAAGCTTTCATCGACAGCTTCAAATCCCGCAGGTAGCGGATCGTTAATCACCACACGATCCACAGGATGATCGGCAATCACCTCTAAACCGATATCAAACACCTGTCCTGTTTCTATTGTCAACGGCTTATCCTTAGCATAAAGTCCGATTTTTTGCAACATTCCATCACCGACGCGGCTAATTTCTCGCGATATTCGTAAACCGTTAAATCTTCCAGGTTGATTTCCTTGCAAGCGATAGCGATAAGCTAGTAGATAGTGTAATCTGCCTGAAGCTGATTTTTGCAGAGTTAGATCGTGACGTCCGCGAGGTAAGTTAG
The window above is part of the Tolypothrix sp. NIES-4075 genome. Proteins encoded here:
- a CDS encoding ATP-binding response regulator, with translation MSDFTEKGVILIVDDTPTNLEILFDFLADARFTVLVAEDGESAIARAEYAPPDLILLDILMPGIDGFETCRRLKDNQLTKDIPVIFMTALSDTVDKVKGLNLGAVDYITKPLQHEEVLARIELHLRLRNLTKTLQEQNLQIREQAALLDITTDAILVRDFDNQICFWNKGAEHLYGWKAIEAIGKNANQLLYPLETQSQLQNLQESLPIGGSWQGELHQVTKEGKEIIVASRWTLMRDQNDQPKSILTVNTDITEKKQLEAQFLRAQRLESIGTLAGGIAHDLNNILTPILAAAQLLPLKLSDTDEQSQQMFKIIEINAKRGAALVKQVLQFARGVEDKGTIVEVNDLFSEIKQIVQQTFPKSIEFSTNIKSDLWAVVADVTHLHQVLMNLVVNARDAMPDGGNLDISAENVFIDEQYVRMNLEASVGPYIAIAVADTGIGMSPEILDRIFEPFFTTKEFGKGTGLGLSTVRGIITSHNGFVKVSSNVGRGTEFKVFLPAVQATATPLAENLELPKGNGELILVVDDEAPILETTKISLETYNYKVLTASDGIEAIAQYAQHKDKISVVLVDMMMPSMDGALTIRALQKMNSQVLIIAVSGLVASNKVMGVAQVKAFLSKPYTTKELLQTLQRLKLKEHENVAGIQATKLIPN
- a CDS encoding hybrid sensor histidine kinase/response regulator, with product MSITIAGYNLIEVICEGTTTCVYRATREPEQTSVIIKTIKTEYPTIEQLTRLRHEYQILQSLEIEGIVKPLAWMSDRNGLALILSDFGGEPLKNFITAQNLDLSNFLQIGIQLSSTLAQIHQNNIIHKDIKPQNILINAKTGQVEIIDFSISSHLSRENQTISNLNLLEGTLAYMSPEQTGRMNRSIDYRTDFYSLGVTFYEMLTGQLPFQATDFLELVHCHIAKTPATPKEVNSEIPQAVSDIVMKLLAKTAEQRYQSALGLKADLEECLNKVQATGTIEDFIVGQLDSYSQFIIPQKLYGREKEVASLINAFDRVSLGATEIILVSGYSGIGKSSLVNEIHKPIVRQRGYFISGKFDQFKRNIPYASIIQAFQELIRQLLTESAEKVAVWKAKILNAVSSNGQVIIDVIPEVERIIGSQPAVPQLAATESQNRFNRVFQQFIHVFCQPEHPLVLFLDDLQWTDSASLKLIQLLACDLNSQYLLLIGVYRDNEVSATHPLMLTLEEIQKTNAVVNNIVLQPLHITHVNQLVSDTLRTDQQKSQPLAKLLFNKTQGNPFFLTQLLKSLHQENLLSFNFSHGCWQWNIELLKDIDITDNVVELMVNQIQKLSPTTQNVLKLAACIGDKFSLDILSIVNQTYLSQTAVDLWESLQAGLVLPLDESYKIPLVGEWGDKETRRQGDKETRESFLLSYPFPLLKMPNAQFPIAYKFLHDRVQQAAYSLIADSQKKETHLKIGRLLLQKTTLEERKENIFALVNQLNYGTDLLTLKSEKYELAELNLIAGQKAKAATAYESAIRYLKVGLNLLTANSWEEQYEITLALYELAVETAYLNGDFQQMEKWATIVLQQAKTFIDKMKVYEVKIQACMAQVKQLEAVKIGLEALELLGVRFPLPTDLDIEQTLSQTAINLTGKSIEDLINLPLMTEVDKLAAIRMLTSMGSPTYQAAPALFPLIVCEHVNLSIKYGNAPFSAYGYVCYGVILNGVIQDIDSAYKFGKLALNLLERYNVLEIKTSVFFVAAACTIHGKVHVRDTLPLLQDGYESGLENGHFEYGGYAAMQKCQYSYFIGQELTSLEREMATISNSLTQLKQENALSWNQIFQQSVLNLLEFCENPCCLLGEVYNQEKSLPLLRKANDRTGLHYFYLNKLILCYLFGEYQQAWENAAYGSEYLDGVKAFLVVQVFHFYDSLAQLAIYSSASHSQQEHLLNRVINNQEKMQKWAEHAPMNFQHKYELVEAEKARVLSQYWQAMEFYDRAIAQAKNQGYIQEEALCNELAAKFYFESGREKVAQTYLTDAYYGYIRWGATAKVKDLEARYPHIFSQISQGKTKVEISQTIRSTTINSPGFLDLAAVMKASLALSGEMVLDKLLAKLMQIVLANAGAETGFLILEKAGQLFIEASGSVGHEIMVQQSTSIESSQQLPISLINYVRSTQENIVLNDASRQGVFTTDSYILNKKPKSILCTPIVNQGKLIGILYLENNLTIGAFTPERLEVLQLLSSQAAISIENARLYNDLEEYNQTLSAKVEERTLELQEKNLQLQQEIKERQRAEEAAKQANRAKSEFLANMSHEFRTPLNGILGYTQIFQKDKNLTSQQKNGINIIHQCGEHLLTLINDILDLSKIEARRMELEAKEFVFPEFIESIADICRIRAQQKGISLIYKTFSPLPKVIRADEKRLRQVLINLLSNAVKFTEKGCITFKVGYQKEKLRFQVEDTGIGIAQEQLKEIFLPFQQVGEHSRKIEGTGLGLAISHQLVQLMGGELMVKSTLGKGSVFWLELDLPEVLQEINVNSVDRRHIIGYLGSKRKVLVVDDKWANRSVLLNLLEPLGFEVAEATDGLDALNKAHEFKPDVIFMDLVMTVMDGFEATRRLRMLPDLKEVVVIAASASVFDFDQKQSREVGCDDFIPKPIREGELLEKLKIHLGLEWVYEEQKSREELSSPLRTQDSFVAPPAEELAVLLDLAMRGDLRGITKRAIKLEELDERWIPFATHLRQLAKGFKGKQILEFLKQY